In a single window of the Prionailurus viverrinus isolate Anna chromosome D3, UM_Priviv_1.0, whole genome shotgun sequence genome:
- the LOC125149556 gene encoding LOW QUALITY PROTEIN: zinc finger protein 271-like (The sequence of the model RefSeq protein was modified relative to this genomic sequence to represent the inferred CDS: inserted 1 base in 1 codon), whose translation MVILQLLPEVVSGPLQPMEIHFNYESQEHRLLSDGETKTKIGEVASEEEITTKIEPLPEESGNPRNDVLQDSECRGFCEFGDTLNEKDQNLFNRRQHNCDECGQSFAWSAGLIRHRRTHWEKPYECDKCGKAFSVSSALVLHQRIHTGEKPYPCTWCIKSFSRSSDLIKHQRVHTGEKPYKCDECGKAFSQSSDLIIHQRIHTGEKPYQCSHCTKSFSQRSDLVKHQRIHTGEKPYTCNQCNKHFSQSSDVIKHQRIHTGEKPYKCDVCGKAFSQSSDLILHQRIHTGEKPYPCNQCSKSFSQNSDLIKHRRIHTGEKPYKCNECGKAFNQSSVLILHQRIHTGEKPYPCNQCSKTFSRLSDLMNHQRIHTGEKPYPCSQCSKMFSRRSDLVKHHRIHTGEKPYECDECGKTFSQSSNLILHQRIHTGEKPYPCSDCPKSFSRRSDLVKHQRIHTGEKPYGCNQCSKSFSQSSDLTKHQRVHSGEKPYHCDHCEKAFSQSSDLILHQRIHTGEKPYPCPQCNKSFSQNSDLIKHQRIHTGEKPYKCLECGKAFSQCSALILHQRIHTGEKPYSCDQCGKSFSRRSDLINHQKIHASEKPYKCDACGKGFSTCTQLTEHQGIHTGEKPHRCSQCNRSFSQLSDLTDHEIVHSGEDSXKCDECGKTFGVYTNFTQYQRHYTRKKS comes from the exons ATGGTAATTCTCCAGTTGCTCCCTGAGGTGGTAAGTGGCCCGTTGCAGCCCATGGAGATCCACTTCAATTATGAATCTCAAGAACACCGCCTTCTGTCAG ATGGTGAGACTAAGACCAAGATTGGAGAGGTGGCTTCAGAGGAGGAAATTACAACAAAAATTGAACCATTGCCTGAGGAGTCTGGCAACCCCAGAAATGATGTTCTCCAGGATTCTGAATGCAGAGGATTCTGTGAATTTGGAGATACATTAAATGAAAAGGATCAAAATCTCTTTAACAGAAGACAACATAACTGTGATGAATGTGGGCAAAGCTTTGCTTGGAGTGCAGGCCTTATTAGGCATCGAAGAACCCATtgggagaaaccctatgaatgtgaTAAGTGTGGAAAGGCCTTTAGTGTGAGCTCAGCTCTGGTTCtgcatcagagaattcatactggggAGAAACCCTATCCGTGTACTTGGTGTATTAAAAGTTTCAGTCGGAGCTCAGACCTTATTAAACATCAAAGGGTCCACACTGGTGAAAAACCTTATAAATGtgatgaatgtgggaaagccttcagtcaGAGTTCCGATCTTATTATCCATCAGAGAATCCATACAGGAGAAAAGCCCTATCAGTGCAGTCATTGTACTAAAAGCTTTAGCCAGCGCTCAGACCTGGTTAAGCATCAGAgaatccatactggagagaagcCTTACACGTGTAACCAGTGTAACAAACATTTTAGTCAGAGTTCTGATGTTATTAAACATCAAAGaatccacactggagagaaaccatataAATGTGATGTGTGTGGAAAAGCCTTCAGTCAGAGCTCAGATCTTATTCTGCATCAGAGAAtccacactggggagaaaccATACCCATGTAATCAGTGTAGCAAAAGTTTCAGCCAGAACTCCGACCTTATTAAACATCGAAGGATCCACACTGGAGAAAAACCCTATAAATGTAATGAGTGCGGTAAAGCTTTTAATCAGAGCTCAGTCCTTATTCtgcatcagagaattcacactgggGAGAAACCCTATCCATGTAATCAGTGTAGCAAAACCTTCAGTAGACTTTCAGATCTTATGAATCACCAGCgaattcacacaggagagaaaccttacccATGTAGCCAGTGCAGTAAAATGTTTAGCCGAAGATCAGACCTTGTTAAACATCATAGAATTCATACAGGTGAAAAGCCCTATGAATGTGATGAGTGTGGGAAAACCTTTAGTCAGAGCTCAAATCTTATTCTACATCagagaatccacactggagagaaaccctatccATGTAGTGATTGTCCTAAAAGTTTTAGTCGTCGTTCAGACCTTGTTAAACATCAAAGAATACACACTGGAGAGAAGCCGTACGGGTGTAACCAGTGCAGTAAAAGTTTTAGTCAAAGCTCAGACCTCACTAAACATCAGAGAGTGCACTCTGGGGAAAAGCCCTATCATTGTGATCATTGTGAGAAAGCCTTCAGTCAGAGTTCCGACCTTATTCttcatcagagaattcacacgGGAGAAAAACCGTACCCATGCCCACAGTGCAACAAAAGTTTCAGCCAGAACTCAGACCTCATCAAACATCAGAGAAtccacactggggagaaaccATATAAATGTCTTGAATGTGGAAAGGCTTTCAGTCAGTGCTCAGCTCTTATCCTACATCAGAGGATCCACACTGGGGAAAAACCATATTCATGTGATCAGTGTGGCAAAAGCTTTAGTCGGCGCTCTGATCTCATTAACCATCAAAAAATCCACGCTAGTGAAAAGCCATATAAATGCGATGCATGTGGGAAAGGCTTCAGCACATGCACTCAACTTACTGAACACCAGGGAAtccacactggggagaaaccCCACCGGTGTAGTCAGTGCAACAGAAGTTTTAGCCAGCTCTCTGATCTTACTGATCACGAGATAGTCCATTCTGGGGAAGACA CTAAATGTGATGAATGTGGGAAAACCTTTGGGGTATACACCAACTTTACTCAGTACCAGAGACACTACACCAGAAAAAAATCTTAG